One Candidatus Polarisedimenticolia bacterium genomic window, AAGGGGGACTCGCTCATGGGAGGGGGGGACACCGAGCTCTTCAAGCGGGCCCATGCCCGCGGCCACCGGCTCCTCTACCTGCCGAGCCTGGTGGTGCGGCACCTGGTGCCCGCCTCCCGCCTGACGCGCCCCTTTTTCCGGGAGCGGCTCTTCTACTCGGGCTATACCCGCGCCGCTCTCGGCTCGGAACGGACGACAGGCATCGCCCTCCGCTGCCTGCTGTTCATCGTAGCGAGTCCTCTCTGCGCCCTGAGCGCCGCGGCGCTGGCCGCGGTCGGCCTGCCGAGAGCAGGATTCGCGCAGGAGCGCCGCATGCTGCTGGGAATCGGCTATCTCTACTACTGGATGATGAGGGCGGCAGGAAGGGTCTCGCGACCCCGGACGGAAGCATGGATTTGACGACGTCAATCGGACACGCTCTATCGGAGAGAAGGACATGATCAGGAAGGTGTTGCTACTGAATGGACCGGACGACCGGGTCAATTCGGTGATGATTCGGAGCGGGGACCGGTGGCCCCACCGTCTGCCGCGCAAGATCACCAAGCAGGTGCCGCACGCCTACCCCTTCTGGCTTGCCCAGTGCGGGGCCGTGCTCAAGCAGCGGGGCTACCAGGTCCGCTACGTCGATTCGATCGCCGAGGACCTCGGCATCGACGGCACGGTGGCCCTCTTCCTCGAGGAGCATCCGGACCTGGTGGTGGTCGCCACCTCCACCCCCACGATTCACACCGACCTCCTGATGGCGCGGCTGGCCAAGGAGAAGGCGGGGGCGACGACGGTCCTCGTCGACACGCACGTGACCGTGTTCCACCGGGAGCTCGTGTCCGAGCCGTTCGTCGACGCCGCCGTGCGGGGCGAATTCGAGACGGCGATTCCCGATCTGGCCGACGCCCTGAACCAGGGCGCGGACCTCTCGTCCGTCCCGGGCGTCACCTGGAAGCGCGGGGACGAGGTGATCGTCAACCCGGATCGCCCGCTGCTCTGGGATCTGGACGAGCTGCCGTGGCCGGATCGCGACCTGGTCCCCGGAGACCAGTACATCGTGGGGCTCCGGACCCAGGATCCCTGCTTCATGGTGATGGCCAGCCGGGGCTGTCCGTTCCGCTGCACCTTCTGTCTCTGGGTTCCGGTGATGTTCAACAACAAGGTCCGGTTCCGAGACGTGGACAAGGTGGTGGATGAAATCATCCACCTGCAACAGAGATACGGGGCGCGGGAGGTGTTCTTCCACGACGACACCGTCAACATCACGGTCCGCCGGGTGGAGGAGCTCTGCAACGAGATCCTTCGACGCGGGGTGAAGATCGGCTGGATTGCGAATTTCCGCGGCGACCAGACCACTCCCGAGCTGTTCCGGCTGATGAAGAAGGCGGGCTGCACCAAGATCCTGCTCGGTGTGGAGAGCGGCTCCCAGAAGCTCCTGGACGAGACCATCGACAAGGAGATCACGCTGAAGGAAGTGGAAGACACGATCCGCTGGGCCAAGGAGGCGGGGGTCCGGGTGCACTGCACCTATTCCCTGGGCGCTCCGGGGGAGACCCGGGAGACGCTCAGAGAGACGCTGGAGTTCATCAAGAAGACCGAGCCGGACGACATCCAGGTCAGCCTGATGACTCCCATCCCGGGGACCCCCTTCTACGAAAAGGTGAAGCACGAGGTCTCCGACTGGCACGACTTCGACGGTGTCTCCGGGCGCTCCTGGTGCGATCTCTCGACCGCGGAGCTCAAGAACGCGATGAACCGGATCTACATCGAGCACTACCTGACGCCGCGCCGCATCCTGAAGCGGGTCTCCAGGATCCGCAACATCTACGACATCAAGGAGAACTGGAGGCAGTTCAAGGCGTTCCTGAGCCGGTATGCCGCGACCGGGTTCCCGCGGCCGATCGGGACCCGATTCGAGGAGCAGGAGCAGGCGTGAAGATCGCGGTCCTCTGCGGACGATATCCCTATTCCGGCGCGGGCGTCATCGCGCGCGAGTCGGCCGAGGGACTTGCCCTCCGTCACGAGGTGAGCTTCATCCACGGCGGCACGTCGGACTCCGATCGCCAGGAGGGGGCGCTCCGGGTGATCTCCCTGGCGCTGCCTGAGGCGGAGGAACAGGGGGCGTCGCACCTCTACTGGAGCCCCGCCATCGTGCGAAGGCTGCGGCAGACGCTGCGCTCGCTGAATCCCGACCTGGTCCATTTTCACATCGTCCAAAGGCGGAGCTTCTCCCTGGCGTCGCTCCTCATGTCCAGGCGCCGCCGGTCGTTCTGGACGATTCACGATCAGTGGCCGCTCTGCGTGCGCTCGGTGCCGCAGCCCCCGTCGTGCGAGGGCATGAAGAGGTTCTGCCTCTTCTGCACGGCGTGGCCGGGGCTCTCCGTCGCCAACAAGATCCTCAAGGAGGCGGTCTTCGCCGCCTCTCCGCTCGAGGTCGTGGTTCCCTCGCGCTGGCTCGGCGACCTGTTGCGCTACTCCTTCCTGGGAAGAAAGCCGGTGCACCTCGTCTACAACGGCATCGACCTGGATCGGTTCAGCCCGGGCGAGGCGGGGGAGCGAAGCAGTCTGCCGGGGGGCCCGGCGACCATCCTCTTTATTGCCGGTCCCAACAACCCGACGAAAGGGATGGCCGATCTCCGGCCGGCCTTCCTGCGGCTGCGGCAGAGATACCCGGGGCTCCGGTTGAGGGTGGTGGGGGATCCCCCGGACGGATTGACCGAGGGGGACGGGATCGAGATCGCCGGCAGGATCCCCAGGGAGGCGATGCCGGACGAGTATCGGCGGAGCGACCTGTTCGTCCTTCCGACCCTCGCCGACAACACGCCGGTCACCCTGATGGAGGCCATGGCCTCCGGCCTGCCGGCGGTGGCGACCGCGGTCGGCGGCATTCCGGAAATGGTGGTTCCCGGGGTCACGGGACGTCTGGTTCCGGCGGGCGACATCCCGGCCTTGACCGCGTCGATCGAGGGCCTGCTTGCCGATCCGTCCCTGCGGCGAGGCATGGGAGTGGCGAGCCGGAAGGTGGCTGAGACGAAATTCGCGCGGCAGAGAATGATTTCCCAGCTCGAGGATGTGTATGGAGTGGCCCCGGGGCGTGCGACGGGAACGGCAAGCCTCCCCACCCTGCCGGTCGCCATCCAGGAGGGGCGGCGATGAAGGCGGTCATACTCGCCGGCGGCCAGAACACGCATCTGGTGCCGATGGTCCAGACGGTACCCAAGCCGCTTCTGCCGGTGGCCAACCGGCCGATGGTGGAGTACATGCTCGATCTTCTCAGGAAGAACGGGGTCCGTGATGTGGTCCTGGCCGTCAACGCCGCCGAGGATCCCTATCAGGATGTCCTCGGAGACGGCAGGCGTTTCGGCCTGCGCCTGCGCTACTCGTACGAAACGCTTCCCCGGGGGACCGCGGGGTGCCTGCTGCCGATGGCGGACTTCATCGGCAGGGAGCCATTCCTGGTCATCCACGGGAGCCTGTTCCTGGATGTCGACTTGAAGGCTCTGGCGGAGTTTCACCAGTCCCGTGGGGCTCTGGCGACCCTCGGGGTGCGGCGCAACCCGGGGGGATCCCGGGACTGGCATCACATGGAATTGCGGCTCGGCGAGGGGGCCCGGGTCGAGGGCATCCAGATCCGCAACCTGTCGGACCGGGCGCAGTCCTCCGCGCTGCCCGTCGGGGTCTACGTCTTCGAGCCGGCGGTCCTTTCCGCCATCGAGCCCGAAGTCTATTACGACATCAAGGAGCAGCTCCTCCCCCGGTTGCGCCAGGACGGGAAGCCGGTCTTCGCCTGCGAGCTTCGGGGCTACAGCCGGGACATCCTCGAGATGAAGGACTACCTGAGCCTCAACCGATCCATTCTCCGCGGGGAGGTGAACGGGTACCGCTTCGACGGACAGATCGCCGACCGAGTCTGGGTGGGACGGGGAAGCGATGTGTCCCCGCGGGCCACTCTCCACGGGCCGGTGATGATCGGGCGCGACTGCATCATCGCTCCCGACGCCCAGATCATCGGCCCGGCCTGTGTCGGCGACGGCTGTGTCGTGGAGGAGGGGACGATCGTCAGGGAAAGCCTCCTGCTTCCGGGATCCCGGGTGGAACAGAATTCCAGCGTCGAAGGGTGCGTCCTGGCGGCCGATACCGTGATCGCCCCGGGCCAGACGCTTCGGGAGGTCGTCGCCATTCCGGAGAGCATGGATGTCGGGGCGATCGACCTGGCCGACACCGAGCTGCTCATACAGGGAGTGGCGGGCTCGGCCGGCCAGTATGCCCAGAGCCAGTTCCGGTACCTGCTCTACCAGACGTTCAAGCGGGGGTTCGACCTCGCGGTCGCGCTGGTCGGCCTCGTCGTTCAGCTTCCGCTGATCCTGGCCGTGGCGCTGGCGATCAAGTTCAACAGCCCCGGCCCGGTCTTCTTCCGGCAGCGGCGGTGCGGGCGCAACGGCCGGGAGTTCTGGATGGTCAAGTTCCGGACGATGGTCAGGGACGCCGAGAGATTGCAGGCGGAGCTTCGCCCGCTCAACGAGGTCGACGGGCCGGTCTTCAAGATAGAGAACGACCCGCGTTCGACCGCTCTCGGACGGTTCCTCCGCAAGTACAGCATCGACGAGGTGCCGCAGCTCTGGAACGTCCTGAAGGGGGAGATGAGCCTTGTCGGCCCCCGGCCGCTGGCCGCCCGGGAAATGCGGTTCTGCCCGGCCTGGCGCGACGTGAGGCTCAAGGTGGAGCCGGGCATCACCGGCCTGTGGCAGGTGAGCGGCCGGAGCAAGAGCTCGTTCCACGATTGGATCAGGTTGGACGTCGAATATGTCCGGGAGCGATCCGTGTTCCTGGATTTTCAGATTCTCTTCAAGACACTCGGCGTCGTGGTCCGGGCGCTGGGGTCCTCCTAACGGCGCAGACCGATGGCGCGAGGCGACTGAATGGCTGACGAGTCTCGACGGGAACAGGAGTTCGATCTAAGGACCTACCTCCAGGTCCTGAAGAACCGGAAGTGGCTCATCCTCGGTTTCACCGCGGCCCTGACCGTCGCGGTGGGAGTGGGGACTGCGCTCCAGCCCAAGGTCTACGAGGCAAAGGTCACGCTCCTGGTGGGCAGGGAGGCGCCGCGCCTGCTGACCTCCGACCCCATCCCGGGAGATCGCATCGGCCAGCGGGACTACCTCAAGACGCAGGCGGCCATTCTGAGCAGCCGGACTCTGCTACAGGGGGCCGTCAAGCGGCTGATGCCGGAAGGCCTCTACGGCATTGTGGCCAAGGACCGCGTCGAGGAGACATCCTCCAAGCTCGCCAAGGAGCTGCAGCCCCGGACGCGGGTCCAGACCGCCGAGGACACCCAGCTCATCACCGTCATCGTGGCAGGGGGAGTCCCGGATCGGGTGGCTCGAATCGCCAATGCCATCGCCGACGAATACGTGGCGAGCAACCAGGAATCAAAATCGATGCTGGCCAGTCAGGCGGTTGCCTGGCTCACGACCAAACTGGCCGAGCAGCGGGGCAAGCTGACCGAGGCGGAGGAGGAGCTGCGGGCCTACAAAGAGAAGGAGAACATCGTCGCCCCGGACGAGGCGGATCCGTTCTCGACGCTCAGCCTGAGCCGGATCAACGACGAGTACCTGACCACCCGGTTTCAGCGGATGGAAAGGCAGACCCGGCTTGCGGCGATGAAGCGGAACCGCGGTTCACGGCCCGCCCAAGGCCGCAGCTCGACGGCCGAGTCGCTGGACGCCGAGACCCAACGGAAGGTGCGGGAGAGCCTGGAGGCCGACTACATCCAGACCCGTCTCGATCTGCGAAAGCTGTCGGAGCGGTACGGCCCGGAACATCCCGATATCATCACCCTCACGGGGAAGGTGGCCAGAATACAGAAGGAGCTCGAGTCGCTCGAGCAGCCGATCGTCCGGACCGAGACGGCGCCCCCCGTGACCGACGCCCAGATCGCCGATCTGCAGGCCGAGCTGACGACCCTGACCCAGAAGGAGTCGGTGCTCGCCCAGACCTTGAAGGCCCAGAAGGCACAGTCCCGCAACCTGTCGAGGACGGGAGTGGCCTACTCCCTTCGCAAGCAGGCGGTGGACATGAACCGGCAGAGCTACAACGATCTCCTGAGCCGCCTCAACGACGCACAGCTCTCCGGTCAGATCAAGATCTCCGCCGTGCGGGTGCTCGACCGGGCCGAGCCTCCCGGCTCTCCCACGGAGCCGCAGCCGGTCAGGAACCTGATGGTGGCCGTCCTGCTCGGCCTGGTCCTGGGAGTCGGGCTCGCGACGCTCGCCGACAACCTCGATCGTCGGATCAGGAACCCCGAAGAGGCGGCGCGCTACCTTCGCCTGCCGCTCCTGACCGTCATTCCCGCTCTCGACATCAAGACGGAGGTCGGGAAGGGGGAGGGAAAGGCCGAGCTCGTCGCGTTCCATCGACCGCGGTCGCACGCCGCCGAGTGCTATCGGAACCTCAGGACTTCGATCCTGTTCTCGACCGGACGGCCGGTTCCGAAGACGATTCTGGTCACGAGCGCAGTCGGCGGAGAGGGGAAATCGACGACCGCCGCCAACCTGGCATTCGTCATGACACAGAGCGGCCGGAGAGTCCTCCTGGTCGACGCCGATCTCCGCCGCCCGGCCCTCCATCGCTACTTCGCGCGCGAGCGGAACCGGGGCATCGTCCGCCTCCTGAAAGAGAGCTGCCGACTGGAGGAGGCGGTCCAGGCCTCCTATGTCGAGCATCTGGACCTGCTCCTCTGCCCTTCGGTGCCCAGCAATCCCTCCGAGATGCTGGGGTCGGATCGGATGGTCGGGCTCATCGAGCAGTTCAAGAGCCGGTACGACGTGGTGGTGATCGATGCTCCCGTGGTCATCTCCGTCCCCGACGCGATCATCATGGCGTCCCGCGCGGAAGCGGTCCTCATGGTCCACCGCCCCGGGGCCGCCAGCCGGGAAATGGTCAGGCATGCGCGGGAGAAGCTGGACGAGGTGAAGGCCAACATCCTGGGCCTGGTCATGAACAACGTCGACCTCAAGAAGGATGGCTACCACTACCCGAATTATCTCTATTACGGCTACGGGGCCACGGAAGGCGAGAGCGTCCGGCAGGACTCGGGGGGGAAGAAGGCTTGAAGCTGATCATCCAGATCCCCTGCCTGAACGAGGAAGAGGCTCTCCCCGTCACACTCGCCGGCCTGCCCCGGACGCTCCCCGGAGTGGACGCTGTCGAGGTGCTGGTGATCGACGACGGTAGCACGGACGGGACGGTGGAGGTGGCACGGCGGATGGGGGTCGACCATTTGGTGAGATTCCCCCGGCATCAGGGGCTGGCCAGTGCGTTCCGGGCCGGGCTCGAGGCCAGCCTGCGGCTGGGAGCCGACATTATCGTCAATACCGACGCCGACAATCAGTACGACGCCCGGGATATGGAGCACCTGCTGCGGCCCATCCTGGACAGGACGGCCGACATGGTGGTGGGGGATCGCCAGATCCAGGGGCTGCGTCACTTCTCGGCGATCAAGAAGCTGCTGCACCGGCTCGGAGATCGGGTGATGGAGCAGCTGTCCGGAATCGAGCTCCTCGATTCCACGAGCGGGTTCCGGGCCTACAGCCGGGAGGCCGCGCTGAGGCTCAATGTCTTCTCGAAGTTCACCTACACGCTGGAGACGCTCATCCAGGCCGGCAAGAAGAATCTTGTCGTGGCCCACGTCCCGGTGCGGGTCAACCAGAAGCTGCGGGAGTCTCGATTGTTCCCCAACCTCTGGACCTATCTCAAGCGGTCGGTCAGCACCATGGTCCGGATCTACGCGATGTACGAGCCCTTGAAGGCGTTTTCCTATCTGGGGACCCTGGTGGGTGGAGTCGGGGCGGTCCTGTTGTTGCGCTTCCTCTACTACTTCCTGGCCGCCGGCGCGGGACCGGTCGGCAGGCTTCAGTCCCTCCTGGCGGGTGCCTCGCTGTCGGCGATGGGGCTCCTGCTGGTCCTGATCGGAGTCGTCAGCGACCTGATCGCGGCCAACCGGCACTTGGCGGAGGACATCCAGTATCGGATTCGTCGCATGGAGCTGGAGAGCGGCCGGAGGGGCGGGGAGAGGATCGAAAGCCTGGCCACGAAGGCGGCCGGGCCGACCGCGGTGGCGGGAAGAAAGTCATGACCACCAGGAAGATCCTCCTGACCGGAGGAGCGGGGTTCATCGGATCCCACTTGGCCGCGGCCCTGATCGAGCGGGGACATCGGGTGCGCGTGCTGGACATCATGGATCCCCAGGTGCACGGCGCCGACGCCCGGCGGCCGGAGACTCCGGGAGCCGAGATCATCCGCGGCGACCTGCTGGACCCAGAAACGCTGACCCGAGCCCTGAAGGGGGTCGAGGTGATCTTCCACCAGGCCGCCGCCGTGGGGGTGGGCCAGTCGATGTACGAGGCGGCCGCCTATACGCGGGTGAACAGCCTGGGGACGGCCATGCTGATGGAGAAGATCGCCACGCCGGACTCCCGGGTCGAGAAGGTGATCGTGGCTTCGTCGATGTCGATTTACGGGGAGGGGCGGTACCGCTGTCCGGCCTGCGGCCCGGTGGCGCCGGAGCCCCGCAGCCGGGAACGGCTCCGTTCCGGGAAGTGGGAGCCTCCGTGCCCGGCCTGCGGGCTGGATTTGACCCCGCTCCCGACCGATGAAGCCAAGCCGCTCCATCCAACCTCGGTCTACGCGGTGACCAAGCGAAGCCAGGAGGAGACGGTGCTGGTCATGGGGAAGTCGTATGGAATCCCGGCCGTGGCCCTGCGCTACTTCAATGTCTACGGCCCCGGGCAGGCCCTCTCCAATCCATACACCGGCGTGGCGGCGATCTTCTCCAGTCGCCTGCTCAACGGCAATCCCCCCTGCATGTTCGAGGACGGCAAGCAGAGCCGCGACTTCGTTCATGTGAGCGACATCGTCCAGGCGAACCTGCTGGCCATGGAGAAGTGCGATGCCGACTACCAGGTGCTCAACGTAGGGACGGGCACGCGGACGTCGCTGCACGAGCTCGTGCGAGGCCTGATGCGGAGACTCGCTCCGGAGAAGGCCATCGAGCCGAAGGTCCTGGGAACGTTCCGCGAGGGCGACATCCGGCACTGTTACGCCGACATCACGCGGATCCGCACCCGGCTGGGCTACGAGCCCAAGGTGGCGCTCGAGAAGGGATTTGACGATTTGGTTGAATGGGCCAGGACCCAAAAGCCCCTGGACCGGTTCGAATACGCCGCCGCGGAGCTTGCTTCCCGGGGGCTGGTGAGCGGCAATTAACGAAGACGAGAGGAGACAGACGACGATGTTCAAGGCATTGGTGACCAATCCGCCCTGGCCGGGCGAGGGCTACGGGGCGAGGGCTTCGGTCCGGTGGCCCCACAAGCGGAAGGACAAGAAGCTGGAGTACCCGATCTTCCTCTCGTATGCCGTGGCGCTGACCCGCCAGGCCGGCGTCGAAACGGCCTTCCTGGACGGGGTCGTGGACGAGCTGGGGATCGAGGCGTACGCCCGCGAGGTGAATCGGCTGGCGCCCGATTTCGTCGCCATGGAGTGCTCCACGCCGTCCATCGACCACGACCTGGCCTCGGTGCGCAAGATCAAGGAGCTCCGGCCGCGGACCTACGTTGCCCTCATGGGCTCCCATGCGACCTATTTTCACAAGCAGCTCCTGGAAGAGCACCCGGAAGTCGACGCCATCATCCGCGGTGAGTTCGAGATCACCATCCGGGAGACCGCCCTCGCGCTCAAGAGGGGCACCCCCCTCTCCGACGTCGCGGGCCTGACCTTCCGTGAGGGGACCGGGATTCGCGTCACACCCGACCGGCCGATGGACTTCGACCTCGACAGCTGGCCCTATCCGGCCCGGGACATCGTTCCCATCGAGAAGTACCAGACCGCCCAGTACCAGGGGACGAACGGAACGTTCATGCTGTCCAGCCGCGGCTGTCCCTACCGCTGCACCTTCTGCCTCTGGCCGGGGACGATGGTGGGGCGGGACTTCCGGGCCAGGAGGCCGGAGTCGGTGGTCGACGAGATGGAGCACCTCGTCAAGCAGCACGGGGTGGACGACATCTATTTCGACGATGACACCATGACCATCGATCGCGAACGCCTCCTCGAAATCTGCCGCCTGATCCAGGAGCGGGAATTAAAAGTTCATTGGATCGCCATGGGCCGCGTCGACACGGTGGACGAAGCGCTCCTGCGCGAGATGCGCAAGGCCGGCTGCGACAACGTCTACCTGGGGGTCGAATCGGGCTCCCAGGAGATCCTGAAGCGGCTCAAGAAGGGGATCCAGCTCTCCCAGGTGGTGACGGCGTTCAAGGCGGCCCGGAGGGCCGGGATCAAGACCCAGGCCTTCTTCATGCTGGGCGGCCCCGGAGAGACCAAGGAAACCCTGAAGGAGACCATCGAGTTCGCGATTCGCCTGGATCCCGACAATGCCCAGTTCGCCGCGGCGGTCCCTTATCCCGGGACTGAAATGTACGAGGAATCGGTCCGCAAGGGTTACCTGAAGGCCCAGACCTGGGAGGATTACGCCGCCCGGGACATCGTCCTGGAAACGGAGACGCTGTCGCGCCTGGATCTGGAGAAGGCGCGCCTGGAGGCCTATCGTCGGTTCTACCTGCGTCCCAGGTTCATCCTTCGCACCCTCGGGCGGCTGACCAGCATCCGTGAGCTCCGCCGCGTCTTCCGGGGAGGGCTCTCCATTTTCAGCCGCCTGATCTACTTCTCCCAGAACGTGCGCCGCAAGTCGCGTGGAGCGCCCGCCGGAGTGCTGAAACAAGCGTGAGATGACGATCTACTACTGGGGGACCTACGATCGCGATTATCCGAGGAATCGCATCCTGATCGCCGGACTGCGGGCGAACGGCGCGGAGGTCCGGGAGTTCCATTTTCCCATCTGGCGAGGCCCGGCCGACAAGGTGCGCCGGGCCGGCTCGGGCTGGATTCGGCCTGCGCTTCTGTTCCGGTGGGCCTGGGCGTACCTGATTCTGTCCGTCCGGCTCCTGAGGGCGCCGCGTCCCGATTTCCTGTTCGTGGGCTACTCGGGGCATTTCGATGTCTTTCCCGCCTGGTGTCTCAGCCGCATGCGTCGAGTTCCCCTGGTTTTCGATGCCTTCCTTTCTCTCTACGACTCGCTGGTCCTCGATCGAGGCATCGTGGCGAAGGATGGTTGGCGGGCGCGATTCCTGGCGGCGGTGGATGCCACCGCCTGCCGGCTCGCCGATCGCATTCTGCTGGACACCCGGGCGCACGTGAGCTTCTTCTGCGAGACCTTCCGGGTGCCGCGGGAGAAATTCTGGGAGCTGCCGATTGGCGCCGACGACAACGTGTTCCGTCCCGGAGCGGCGCTCGCCCGGAACGGGCATCCATATACCGTGATCCACTTCGGCCGCTACATCCCGCTGCACGGCCTGGAGACGATCGTCCGGGCCGCCAGGCGACTGGAGGAGGAAGGCCAGCCGGTACGATTCCTCCTGGTGGGGGACGGGGAAGGGCGGCGGCGGATCGAAGACCTGGCCCGGACGCTCGGGACGACCTCGATCCGGTTCGAGGACTCCCTGGCGCCTCGGGATCTTGCCGAGAGCATCCGGCAGGCCGATCTCTGCCTGGGGATTTTCGGGGTCACGGACAAGGCGGCCCGGGTGGTGCCCAACAAGGTCTATGAGGCGCTCGCCTCGGGAAAACCTCTGGTGACCGGCGACTCACCCGCGGCTCGGGAGTTTCTGACGGACGAGCTCGACTGCCTCCTGTGTGAACGGGGAGACCCGGGAGCCCTGGCCAGCGCCATCCGCAGACTGCAGACTGACCCGGAGCTGTCCCGGAGGCTGGGGGACAACGGTCGACGCCGCTTCGAGGCCAAGGCATCCCCGGCGGTGATCGGTCGGGAGCTTGTGGACAGGCTGCTGACCTGGCGGCACGAGGGGAGACATGCGGCCTGATTCCCCCTCGCGTCGCGAATGGATCGGTGTGGCGGTGCTCCTGGGCCTGGCCCTGCTTCTCCGGGTGGGATTCATCCTGCAGCAGCCGGCGGGCTTTTACTTCGAGGATTCGCTGGACTTCGACAAGGCCGCCCGGACCTTCCTGGACACCGGCCATTTCGATGCCCGATACTACCGCTCACCGATTTACCCGCTCCTGCTGACGGCCAGCTATCGCCTGTTTGGTTTCTCCCTCACCCCGTTCCGGATCCTGCAGGCACTGCTCACCGTCGGGATGTGCGTATGCGTCTGGGTCCTGGGTCGGCGTTATTTCGGTGCGAGGGCGGGGATGCTGGCCCTCGCGGGAGCGGCTCTGTTCCCCGTCCACGTGATCCTCCCGGGGATCGAATACCCCCTCGTTCCCGGGACGTTCCTGATCTGGGTCGCCCTGGCGCTGTTCGCCCGGGCTCCGGGCGAAGAGGAAAGGAAGCCGGCGCGGATCGTCGCTGCGGGTGTCGTGACCGGTCTGGCCATCATGCTCTTCGAGGGGGGGCTGGTCGCGGCCTTCTTCCTGGTGCTCTGGGCGCTCGCGGAACGCCGCCCAATGCGGCTCCGGATGCGGACAGCCGCCATGCTGCTTCTGGCTTGCCTGCTC contains:
- a CDS encoding glycosyltransferase family 2 protein produces the protein MKLIIQIPCLNEEEALPVTLAGLPRTLPGVDAVEVLVIDDGSTDGTVEVARRMGVDHLVRFPRHQGLASAFRAGLEASLRLGADIIVNTDADNQYDARDMEHLLRPILDRTADMVVGDRQIQGLRHFSAIKKLLHRLGDRVMEQLSGIELLDSTSGFRAYSREAALRLNVFSKFTYTLETLIQAGKKNLVVAHVPVRVNQKLRESRLFPNLWTYLKRSVSTMVRIYAMYEPLKAFSYLGTLVGGVGAVLLLRFLYYFLAAGAGPVGRLQSLLAGASLSAMGLLLVLIGVVSDLIAANRHLAEDIQYRIRRMELESGRRGGERIESLATKAAGPTAVAGRKS
- a CDS encoding NAD-dependent epimerase/dehydratase family protein translates to MTTRKILLTGGAGFIGSHLAAALIERGHRVRVLDIMDPQVHGADARRPETPGAEIIRGDLLDPETLTRALKGVEVIFHQAAAVGVGQSMYEAAAYTRVNSLGTAMLMEKIATPDSRVEKVIVASSMSIYGEGRYRCPACGPVAPEPRSRERLRSGKWEPPCPACGLDLTPLPTDEAKPLHPTSVYAVTKRSQEETVLVMGKSYGIPAVALRYFNVYGPGQALSNPYTGVAAIFSSRLLNGNPPCMFEDGKQSRDFVHVSDIVQANLLAMEKCDADYQVLNVGTGTRTSLHELVRGLMRRLAPEKAIEPKVLGTFREGDIRHCYADITRIRTRLGYEPKVALEKGFDDLVEWARTQKPLDRFEYAAAELASRGLVSGN
- a CDS encoding glycosyltransferase, with translation MKIAVLCGRYPYSGAGVIARESAEGLALRHEVSFIHGGTSDSDRQEGALRVISLALPEAEEQGASHLYWSPAIVRRLRQTLRSLNPDLVHFHIVQRRSFSLASLLMSRRRRSFWTIHDQWPLCVRSVPQPPSCEGMKRFCLFCTAWPGLSVANKILKEAVFAASPLEVVVPSRWLGDLLRYSFLGRKPVHLVYNGIDLDRFSPGEAGERSSLPGGPATILFIAGPNNPTKGMADLRPAFLRLRQRYPGLRLRVVGDPPDGLTEGDGIEIAGRIPREAMPDEYRRSDLFVLPTLADNTPVTLMEAMASGLPAVATAVGGIPEMVVPGVTGRLVPAGDIPALTASIEGLLADPSLRRGMGVASRKVAETKFARQRMISQLEDVYGVAPGRATGTASLPTLPVAIQEGRR
- a CDS encoding radical SAM protein; the protein is MIRKVLLLNGPDDRVNSVMIRSGDRWPHRLPRKITKQVPHAYPFWLAQCGAVLKQRGYQVRYVDSIAEDLGIDGTVALFLEEHPDLVVVATSTPTIHTDLLMARLAKEKAGATTVLVDTHVTVFHRELVSEPFVDAAVRGEFETAIPDLADALNQGADLSSVPGVTWKRGDEVIVNPDRPLLWDLDELPWPDRDLVPGDQYIVGLRTQDPCFMVMASRGCPFRCTFCLWVPVMFNNKVRFRDVDKVVDEIIHLQQRYGAREVFFHDDTVNITVRRVEELCNEILRRGVKIGWIANFRGDQTTPELFRLMKKAGCTKILLGVESGSQKLLDETIDKEITLKEVEDTIRWAKEAGVRVHCTYSLGAPGETRETLRETLEFIKKTEPDDIQVSLMTPIPGTPFYEKVKHEVSDWHDFDGVSGRSWCDLSTAELKNAMNRIYIEHYLTPRRILKRVSRIRNIYDIKENWRQFKAFLSRYAATGFPRPIGTRFEEQEQA
- a CDS encoding polysaccharide biosynthesis tyrosine autokinase, which translates into the protein MADESRREQEFDLRTYLQVLKNRKWLILGFTAALTVAVGVGTALQPKVYEAKVTLLVGREAPRLLTSDPIPGDRIGQRDYLKTQAAILSSRTLLQGAVKRLMPEGLYGIVAKDRVEETSSKLAKELQPRTRVQTAEDTQLITVIVAGGVPDRVARIANAIADEYVASNQESKSMLASQAVAWLTTKLAEQRGKLTEAEEELRAYKEKENIVAPDEADPFSTLSLSRINDEYLTTRFQRMERQTRLAAMKRNRGSRPAQGRSSTAESLDAETQRKVRESLEADYIQTRLDLRKLSERYGPEHPDIITLTGKVARIQKELESLEQPIVRTETAPPVTDAQIADLQAELTTLTQKESVLAQTLKAQKAQSRNLSRTGVAYSLRKQAVDMNRQSYNDLLSRLNDAQLSGQIKISAVRVLDRAEPPGSPTEPQPVRNLMVAVLLGLVLGVGLATLADNLDRRIRNPEEAARYLRLPLLTVIPALDIKTEVGKGEGKAELVAFHRPRSHAAECYRNLRTSILFSTGRPVPKTILVTSAVGGEGKSTTAANLAFVMTQSGRRVLLVDADLRRPALHRYFARERNRGIVRLLKESCRLEEAVQASYVEHLDLLLCPSVPSNPSEMLGSDRMVGLIEQFKSRYDVVVIDAPVVISVPDAIIMASRAEAVLMVHRPGAASREMVRHAREKLDEVKANILGLVMNNVDLKKDGYHYPNYLYYGYGATEGESVRQDSGGKKA
- a CDS encoding sugar transferase; the encoded protein is MKAVILAGGQNTHLVPMVQTVPKPLLPVANRPMVEYMLDLLRKNGVRDVVLAVNAAEDPYQDVLGDGRRFGLRLRYSYETLPRGTAGCLLPMADFIGREPFLVIHGSLFLDVDLKALAEFHQSRGALATLGVRRNPGGSRDWHHMELRLGEGARVEGIQIRNLSDRAQSSALPVGVYVFEPAVLSAIEPEVYYDIKEQLLPRLRQDGKPVFACELRGYSRDILEMKDYLSLNRSILRGEVNGYRFDGQIADRVWVGRGSDVSPRATLHGPVMIGRDCIIAPDAQIIGPACVGDGCVVEEGTIVRESLLLPGSRVEQNSSVEGCVLAADTVIAPGQTLREVVAIPESMDVGAIDLADTELLIQGVAGSAGQYAQSQFRYLLYQTFKRGFDLAVALVGLVVQLPLILAVALAIKFNSPGPVFFRQRRCGRNGREFWMVKFRTMVRDAERLQAELRPLNEVDGPVFKIENDPRSTALGRFLRKYSIDEVPQLWNVLKGEMSLVGPRPLAAREMRFCPAWRDVRLKVEPGITGLWQVSGRSKSSFHDWIRLDVEYVRERSVFLDFQILFKTLGVVVRALGSS